The DNA segment GGGCGAGCAGAAGATGGCCGAGCACGCACCGCTGCGCCGCCTGGGCGACGAGGAAGACCTCAAGGGCCTGTGCCTGCTCTACGCCTCGGATGCCGGCAAGCACATCACCGGCCAGTGGATGGCCGTCGATGGCGGCGTCAGCGTGGTGACTGGCGGTTGAAACCGCACCGCTTATAGCGCAGGGCACCGCTGCGTGCGTGCTGCGCTGCGGCGGCCGCGCTCGCTATGCTGGCGGCTTCCCCTGATCCTGATGGAGTGTTCCCCTTGTTGAGCTTCGGCGCCGAAATTCCCTTTGTCAGCCACCTCGGCTTCACCCTGCACCACATGCAGGGCGGAGAATCCGAACTGCACTACACCGCGCAGCCGGACCACCTGAATTCCTTCGGCGTCACCCACGGCGGCGCCACCATGACCCTGATGGATGTCGCCATGGCCATCGCGGCCCGCAGCGACGTGCCGGCCGACATCGGCGTGGTCACGATCGAGATGAAGACCAGCTTCATGCAGGCGGCCCGCGGGCCGCTGGTGGCGCGGGGCAAGCTCCTGCACCGCACGACCGCGCTCGCGTTCACGGAAGCCAGCATCTTCGATGCCGAAGGCCGCCTCTGCAGCCACGCCACCGGTACCTTCAAGTACATGAAGCGGCCCGCACAGCCCGAGGCATCGGTTCCCACCGACTGACACGTTTTCCACGTTCATCCGTTCCCGAAAAAAGGAGATACCCCATGCCACGCAACCAGCAGATCCTCCTGGACAACCGCCCGCAGGGCGAAGCCACCACCGGCAACTTCAAGCTCGTCACCACTGAAACGCCCGCATTGCAGGACGGCCAGGTGCTTGTACGGCACCATTACCTGAGCCTGGACCCGTACATGCGCGGCCGCATGAACGACAGCAAGAGCTACGCCGCATCCCAGCCCCTGGGCGAGGTCATGATCGGCGGCACCGTCGGCGAAGTGGCGGAAAGCCGCCATCCCAAGTTCGCCGTGGGCGACAAGGTCGTCGGCATGGGGGGCTGGCAGGAGTGGAGCGTGGTGGACGGCAACGCGCCCGGCATGCTGCGCAAGGTGGACACCACCCACGTGCCGCTGTCGCACTACCTCGGTGCGGTGGGCATGCCCGGCGTGACCGCCTGGTACGGCCTCGTGAAGATCATCGAGCCCAAGGCCGGCGAGACCATGGTGGTCAGCGCCGCCTCGGGGGCCGTGGGCAGCGCCTTCGGAGCCCTTGCCAAGGCACGCGGCTGCCGCGTGGTGGGCATTGCCGGCGGTCCTGAAAAGTGCCGCTACGTGACGGAGGAACTGGGCTTCGATGCCTGCATCGACCACCGCGAGCACGGCGACCTCAAGAGCATGTCCCAGGCCCTGAAGCAGGCCTGTCCCCAGGGCATCGACGGCTACTTCGAGAACGTCGGCGGCTACATCCTCGATGCCGTGCTGCTGCGCGCCAACGCTTTCGCGCGCGTGGCCGTGTGCGGCCTGATCGCCGGTTATGACGGCCAGCCCCTG comes from the Paracidovorax avenae ATCC 19860 genome and includes:
- a CDS encoding PaaI family thioesterase, producing the protein MLSFGAEIPFVSHLGFTLHHMQGGESELHYTAQPDHLNSFGVTHGGATMTLMDVAMAIAARSDVPADIGVVTIEMKTSFMQAARGPLVARGKLLHRTTALAFTEASIFDAEGRLCSHATGTFKYMKRPAQPEASVPTD
- a CDS encoding NADP-dependent oxidoreductase, translated to MPRNQQILLDNRPQGEATTGNFKLVTTETPALQDGQVLVRHHYLSLDPYMRGRMNDSKSYAASQPLGEVMIGGTVGEVAESRHPKFAVGDKVVGMGGWQEWSVVDGNAPGMLRKVDTTHVPLSHYLGAVGMPGVTAWYGLVKIIEPKAGETMVVSAASGAVGSAFGALAKARGCRVVGIAGGPEKCRYVTEELGFDACIDHREHGDLKSMSQALKQACPQGIDGYFENVGGYILDAVLLRANAFARVAVCGLIAGYDGQPLPLQNPALILINRMKVQGFIVSEHMEIWPEALKELGGLVGSGKLRPRETIAEGIAAAPEAFLGLLKGKNFGKQLVKLV